The proteins below are encoded in one region of Pseudonocardia sp. DSM 110487:
- a CDS encoding MarR family winged helix-turn-helix transcriptional regulator: protein MEEEVRWLDEREARVWRGIVGVQQRLSAVLERGLIRESGLSGADYALLVPLSEAQGGVLRARDLGRTIGWERSRISHQVTRMEKRGLVAREECSEDARGSMVRLTDAGRAAIVAAAPAHVAAVRRHFFDALADAEIDVIGLALERVLDRLPDNDG, encoded by the coding sequence ATGGAGGAGGAGGTGCGCTGGCTCGACGAGCGGGAGGCACGCGTCTGGCGCGGGATCGTCGGTGTGCAGCAGCGGTTGAGTGCGGTGCTGGAGCGTGGCCTGATCCGGGAGTCGGGTCTGTCCGGGGCGGACTACGCCCTCCTGGTGCCGCTCTCCGAGGCGCAGGGCGGGGTGCTGCGGGCGCGTGACCTCGGTCGGACGATCGGCTGGGAGCGCAGCCGGATCTCCCACCAGGTCACCCGGATGGAGAAGCGCGGCCTGGTCGCCCGTGAGGAATGCAGCGAGGACGCGCGCGGTTCGATGGTCCGCCTCACCGACGCGGGCCGAGCCGCCATCGTCGCCGCCGCACCCGCCCACGTCGCTGCCGTGCGGCGCCACTTCTTCGACGCGCTCGCCGACGCCGAGATCGACGTCATCGGTCTCGCGCTCGAACGGGTGCTCGACCGTCTCCCCGACAACGACGGCTGA
- a CDS encoding LLM class flavin-dependent oxidoreductase → MTDLILGLDTFGDVPEDDSGTLVSHAEAIRQVVAEATLADELGVDAIALGEHHRPEFAISTPETVLAGIAARTSRIRLGSGVTVLSSDDPVRVFERFATVDAISGGRAEVILGRGSFTESFPLFGYDLADYEVLFEEKLELFVQLLDEKPVTWSGTTRAALDDADVYPKTDSGRLTTWVGVGGSPQSIVRTARYGLPLMLAIIGGPPERFTPLIELYRRATDRLGTATWPIGMHSPGFVADTDDEAKELYYPRYKVVRDRIGALRGWPPVRREEFEAEIEGGSMYVGSPDTVARKIARTVSALGVGRFDLLYTSGSQSISARSRAVELYGTKVIPMVRDILSAT, encoded by the coding sequence ATGACCGACCTCATTCTCGGGCTCGACACCTTCGGCGACGTGCCGGAGGACGACTCCGGCACCCTCGTCTCCCACGCCGAGGCGATCCGGCAGGTCGTCGCGGAGGCGACCCTCGCCGACGAGCTCGGCGTCGACGCCATCGCCCTCGGCGAGCACCACCGGCCGGAGTTCGCGATATCGACACCCGAGACCGTGCTCGCCGGCATCGCGGCCCGCACCTCCCGCATCCGGCTCGGCTCCGGCGTCACCGTGCTCAGCTCCGACGACCCGGTGCGCGTCTTCGAGCGCTTCGCCACCGTCGACGCGATCTCGGGAGGCCGGGCCGAGGTGATACTCGGGCGCGGCTCGTTCACCGAGTCGTTCCCGCTGTTCGGCTACGACCTGGCCGACTACGAGGTGCTCTTCGAGGAGAAGCTCGAGCTGTTCGTCCAGCTCCTCGACGAGAAGCCCGTCACGTGGAGCGGCACCACCCGCGCTGCCCTCGACGACGCCGACGTGTACCCCAAGACCGACTCAGGGCGCCTCACCACCTGGGTCGGCGTGGGCGGCTCGCCCCAGTCGATCGTGCGGACCGCCCGGTACGGCCTGCCGCTCATGCTCGCCATCATCGGCGGCCCGCCCGAGCGCTTCACCCCGCTCATCGAGCTCTACCGGCGCGCCACCGACCGGCTCGGCACCGCCACGTGGCCGATCGGCATGCACTCGCCGGGCTTCGTCGCCGACACCGACGACGAGGCCAAGGAACTCTACTACCCGCGCTACAAGGTCGTCCGCGACCGCATCGGCGCGCTGCGCGGCTGGCCACCCGTCCGGCGCGAGGAGTTCGAGGCGGAGATCGAGGGCGGTTCGATGTACGTCGGCTCACCCGACACCGTCGCCCGCAAGATCGCCCGCACCGTCAGCGCACTCGGCGTCGGCCGCTTCGACCTGCTCTACACCTCGGGTTCCCAGTCGATCAGCGCCCGATCGCGCGCGGTCGAGCTCTACGGCACCAAGGTCATCCCCATGGTCCGTGACATCCTCTCGGCAACCTGA
- a CDS encoding MerR family transcriptional regulator, with product MNISEAARRTGVAVDTIRYYDRLGLLGAVTRTAGGARAFTEGDLGWLRILRCLRDTGMRMADLRRFVAVDGARDPARRRELLEAHRAAVLERIERTHRELEVLDGKIAVYREMEERAAQPVMSTR from the coding sequence GTGAACATCTCCGAGGCCGCCCGGCGCACCGGTGTCGCCGTCGACACGATCCGCTACTACGACCGCCTCGGCCTGCTCGGGGCCGTCACGCGCACGGCGGGCGGGGCGCGCGCGTTCACCGAAGGTGACCTCGGTTGGCTGCGGATCCTGCGCTGCCTGCGCGACACGGGGATGCGGATGGCCGACCTGCGCCGGTTCGTGGCGGTCGACGGCGCCCGCGACCCAGCCCGTCGCAGGGAGCTGCTGGAGGCCCACCGGGCGGCCGTGCTGGAACGCATCGAGCGCACCCACCGCGAGCTGGAGGTGCTCGACGGCAAGATCGCCGTGTACCGGGAGATGGAGGAGCGGGCCGCTCAGCCGGTGATGAGCACGCGGTAG
- a CDS encoding aldo/keto reductase — MDGSITARSVGEWRVPALGIGTWALGGDWEFNGQPAGWGPVDDDESVAAVRAAYDGGVRFVDTADVYGCGHSERVVGRAIAPFRDDVVLATKVGLVFDEETRTGAGSDLTAAHIRKACEASLRRLGVDHIDVYQIHPGDADAEQAKDAVGAFEELVAAGKIRTYGTSATDPEVIAIVAAGGHGVAVQQELNVFSADEPALAACARHDMAVLARTPLAMGLLSGKYRTPDQLPAGDVRRHTPWWTFFADAEMPQWLARLDAVRDVLTSGGRTLVQGALAYVWARSERAIALPGVRTAAQARELVGALAHGPLDADQLATVDRVLVGAAASAR, encoded by the coding sequence ATGGATGGATCGATCACGGCCCGCAGCGTCGGTGAGTGGCGCGTTCCCGCGCTCGGCATCGGGACATGGGCGCTCGGCGGGGACTGGGAATTCAACGGCCAGCCCGCGGGCTGGGGCCCGGTGGACGACGACGAGTCGGTGGCTGCCGTTCGCGCCGCATACGACGGTGGAGTGCGCTTCGTCGACACGGCCGACGTCTACGGGTGCGGGCACTCGGAGCGGGTGGTCGGCAGGGCGATCGCCCCGTTCCGCGACGACGTGGTGCTCGCGACGAAGGTGGGGCTCGTGTTCGACGAGGAGACGAGGACGGGCGCGGGGAGCGACCTGACCGCCGCGCACATCCGCAAGGCGTGCGAGGCGAGCCTGCGCAGGCTCGGGGTGGATCACATCGACGTCTACCAGATCCATCCGGGGGACGCGGACGCCGAGCAGGCGAAGGATGCGGTCGGCGCGTTCGAGGAGCTCGTGGCGGCCGGGAAGATCAGGACGTACGGCACGAGCGCGACCGACCCCGAGGTGATCGCGATCGTCGCGGCGGGCGGCCACGGCGTGGCGGTGCAGCAGGAGCTCAACGTGTTCAGCGCCGACGAGCCCGCCCTCGCGGCCTGCGCGCGCCACGACATGGCCGTGCTGGCCCGCACCCCGCTCGCGATGGGCCTGCTCAGTGGCAAGTACCGCACGCCCGACCAGCTCCCGGCCGGGGACGTCCGCCGGCACACCCCGTGGTGGACGTTCTTCGCCGACGCCGAGATGCCGCAGTGGCTCGCCCGGCTGGACGCCGTGCGCGACGTGCTGACCTCCGGTGGGCGCACGCTCGTGCAGGGTGCGCTCGCCTATGTGTGGGCCCGCTCGGAGCGGGCGATCGCGTTGCCCGGCGTGCGGACGGCGGCACAGGCCCGGGAGCTCGTGGGAGCGCTGGCCCATGGCCCGCTCGACGCCGACCAGCTGGCCACGGTCGACCGGGTGCTCGTGGGTGCGGCAGCATCGGCACGGTGA
- a CDS encoding LLM class F420-dependent oxidoreductase, giving the protein MRFAIKTRPEHTTWERMRDVWVAADEFEVFESAWNWDHFYPLSGDLAGPNLEGWTTLAALAQATRRIRVGCQVTGMIYRHPAVLANMAATIDIVSGGRLELGVGAGWNQQECDAYGIPLPPLRERFDRFDEGVEAMVGLLRDPVTTFKGSYVTLTEARCEPKPVQRPHPPITIGGRGPRRTLGAVARWAQAWNVIVTDADEWRPLKDTLDTRCAEVGRDPAEITCSVNVRIDGDVPQDQAIEAALGQIADFTSAGVDLIVLNLPLDATPDILRPLADAVAPLS; this is encoded by the coding sequence ATGCGCTTCGCGATCAAGACCCGGCCCGAGCACACGACGTGGGAACGCATGCGCGACGTCTGGGTCGCGGCGGACGAGTTCGAGGTCTTCGAGTCGGCGTGGAACTGGGACCACTTCTACCCGCTCAGCGGCGACCTCGCCGGGCCGAACCTCGAGGGCTGGACGACGCTCGCCGCGCTGGCCCAGGCCACCCGCCGGATCCGCGTCGGCTGCCAGGTCACCGGCATGATCTACCGCCATCCGGCCGTGCTGGCGAACATGGCCGCCACCATCGACATCGTCTCGGGCGGCCGGCTGGAGCTGGGCGTGGGCGCCGGGTGGAACCAGCAGGAATGTGACGCGTACGGAATCCCGCTGCCACCGCTGCGGGAGCGGTTCGATCGGTTCGACGAAGGCGTCGAGGCGATGGTCGGGCTGCTGCGCGACCCGGTCACGACGTTCAAGGGCAGCTACGTCACGCTCACCGAGGCCCGCTGCGAGCCCAAGCCCGTGCAGCGGCCACACCCGCCGATCACGATCGGCGGCCGGGGCCCGCGCCGCACGCTCGGCGCCGTCGCCCGGTGGGCGCAGGCCTGGAACGTGATCGTCACCGATGCGGACGAGTGGCGCCCGCTGAAGGACACGCTCGACACCCGCTGCGCCGAGGTGGGCCGCGACCCCGCCGAGATCACATGCTCGGTCAACGTCCGGATCGACGGCGACGTCCCCCAGGACCAGGCGATCGAGGCGGCGCTCGGCCAGATCGCGGACTTCACGTCTGCGGGCGTCGACCTGATCGTCCTCAACCTCCCGCTCGACGCCACGCCGGACATCCTCCGGCCCCTCGCCGATGCGGTGGCGCCGCTGTCCTGA
- a CDS encoding family 16 glycosylhydrolase, translating to MSRFPRRVCCALLGAVAVLVAGCGGNAAGPGEPDLFEALPPPSPPPTAVPAPVIDDARTPGSRREGAAGNEWRMVFEDDFDGSRLDPNVWNRYSSVGGFGNGFRRPEAITVEDGKLRITARGNVSGGMNHERSQTYGRWEFRARTDKGRGRGSAILLWPDSLDKAADGELDMMEVPREDRSQAHFVIHYSAQNKLAGNKVGGDFSQWHTFAMDWLPNRITWYVDGVKQFETTDRNVIPTSSMHLAIQLDMGPFEEWILAPDETTPAEVSLEVDWVRIYARR from the coding sequence ATGTCCCGGTTCCCGCGGCGCGTCTGCTGTGCGCTGCTCGGTGCCGTCGCCGTCCTGGTCGCCGGTTGCGGAGGCAACGCGGCCGGACCGGGCGAGCCCGATCTGTTCGAGGCGCTCCCGCCGCCGTCTCCCCCGCCGACGGCCGTCCCCGCTCCCGTGATCGACGACGCGCGCACTCCGGGCAGCCGTCGTGAGGGGGCCGCCGGCAACGAATGGCGAATGGTCTTCGAAGACGACTTCGACGGATCCCGGCTCGATCCGAACGTCTGGAATCGCTACAGCTCCGTCGGCGGGTTCGGCAACGGCTTCCGCCGCCCCGAGGCGATCACCGTGGAGGACGGCAAGCTGCGCATCACCGCGCGCGGCAACGTCTCCGGAGGCATGAACCACGAGCGCAGCCAGACCTACGGGCGCTGGGAGTTCCGGGCCCGCACCGACAAGGGCCGCGGCCGGGGCTCGGCGATCCTGCTGTGGCCCGACTCGCTCGACAAGGCGGCCGACGGCGAGCTGGACATGATGGAGGTGCCGCGCGAGGACCGGTCGCAGGCCCACTTCGTCATCCACTACTCGGCGCAGAACAAGCTCGCGGGCAACAAGGTGGGCGGCGACTTCAGCCAGTGGCACACGTTCGCGATGGACTGGCTGCCCAACCGGATCACCTGGTACGTCGACGGCGTCAAGCAGTTCGAGACCACCGACCGCAACGTGATCCCGACGAGCTCGATGCACCTGGCGATCCAGCTCGACATGGGCCCGTTCGAGGAGTGGATCCTCGCGCCGGACGAGACCACGCCCGCCGAGGTCAGCCTCGAGGTCGACTGGGTACGCATCTACGCGCGGCGCTAG
- a CDS encoding serine hydrolase — protein MPSQRALLPRSTPAAVGVSSRAVAALLDRVEARSIECHSIMVVRHGHVVAEGWWAPYSAERPHLLYSLTKSFTSVAVGLAIADGLLTLDDRVVDVLPDHVPADVSEQGRRITVHHLLSMTAGHDTDSLDEAWQLEPGDLVKGFLRVPFTEAEGTRHTYDNSTTFILARIVERVTGHGLPEFLDERLFTPMGVDHAEWDRVASGAAFGFHGLHLTTEAVAAFGELLLRGGRWGERQLVPREWVELATRRHVETLPPADEAGNPDFLCGYGYQFWMSRHGYHGNGSFGQQCVVVPSHDLVVAVTSGHPNADSPAQVVHDAIRECLLPGVDVAGGAGDGGSPDDELLAERLRRLSFAPVPGSAEPGRSVTARLNASAEGSALPDGTRVVVDPVDDGWLLRLGSDLDIEAGHGQWRESSPLGRPVVAAGAWQGSTFVAELYVITTPHRVRLVVDAETQTAVATWSTVPLTGPSLELHVTSPLMTQPDVA, from the coding sequence ATGCCTTCTCAGCGCGCCCTGCTGCCACGGTCGACACCGGCCGCCGTGGGGGTGTCGTCCCGCGCGGTTGCCGCACTGCTGGACCGGGTCGAAGCGCGATCCATCGAATGCCACTCCATCATGGTGGTGCGCCACGGTCACGTCGTCGCCGAAGGCTGGTGGGCGCCGTACTCGGCCGAACGCCCGCACCTGCTCTACTCGCTGACCAAATCGTTCACCTCGGTCGCCGTGGGGCTGGCGATCGCCGACGGGCTGCTCACGCTGGATGACCGGGTGGTGGACGTACTGCCCGACCACGTTCCGGCCGACGTCTCCGAGCAGGGGCGCCGCATCACCGTCCACCACCTGCTGTCCATGACGGCCGGACACGACACGGACAGCCTCGACGAGGCCTGGCAACTGGAACCGGGCGACCTGGTCAAGGGCTTCCTGCGCGTGCCGTTTACCGAAGCCGAGGGAACACGGCACACCTACGACAACTCGACCACTTTCATCCTGGCCCGGATCGTGGAACGGGTCACGGGCCACGGCCTGCCGGAGTTCCTCGACGAGCGCCTCTTCACGCCCATGGGTGTCGACCACGCCGAGTGGGACCGGGTGGCCAGCGGCGCCGCCTTCGGATTCCACGGGCTGCACCTCACCACCGAGGCCGTCGCCGCGTTCGGCGAGCTGCTGCTGCGGGGCGGCCGATGGGGCGAGCGGCAGCTCGTCCCGCGCGAATGGGTGGAGCTCGCGACCAGGCGGCACGTCGAAACGCTGCCTCCGGCGGACGAAGCCGGAAACCCCGACTTCCTGTGCGGTTACGGGTACCAGTTCTGGATGTCGCGGCACGGCTACCACGGAAACGGGTCCTTCGGCCAGCAATGCGTGGTCGTCCCGTCGCACGATCTCGTGGTCGCCGTGACCAGCGGCCATCCGAACGCGGACTCGCCGGCACAGGTCGTGCACGACGCCATCCGGGAGTGCCTACTGCCCGGTGTGGACGTGGCGGGTGGTGCCGGCGACGGCGGCTCCCCGGACGACGAGCTCCTCGCCGAGCGGCTGCGCCGGCTGTCGTTCGCGCCCGTGCCGGGCTCGGCCGAGCCGGGACGTTCGGTCACGGCGAGGCTCAACGCCTCCGCCGAGGGTTCGGCACTGCCCGACGGGACCAGGGTGGTCGTCGATCCCGTCGATGATGGCTGGCTCCTGCGACTCGGGTCGGATCTCGACATCGAGGCGGGCCACGGTCAGTGGCGGGAGAGCTCGCCGCTCGGCCGTCCGGTCGTCGCGGCCGGCGCCTGGCAGGGCAGCACGTTCGTCGCCGAGCTCTACGTCATCACCACCCCGCACCGGGTCCGGCTGGTGGTCGACGCCGAGACGCAGACAGCGGTGGCGACGTGGAGCACCGTGCCCCTGACCGGCCCCAGCCTGGAATTGCACGTGACGTCGCCGCTGATGACCCAGCCCGACGTCGCGTAG
- a CDS encoding aspartate aminotransferase family protein encodes MDAFWDDVERHLVRYGPTFTPRIIERAAGSYVYDSDGAAILDFTSGQMSAVLGHSHPDVVRAVSRSVASLDHLFSGMLSRPVVDLARRLAATLPDPLTKTLLLTTGAESNEAAIKMAKLYTGKYEIVSFDRSWHGMTSGAAAATFSAGRRGYGPTLPGNLTLPTPNAYRSPFRRPDGSYDWEAELEYGFALVDQQSTGAMAACLVEPILSSGGVIDLPPGYLARLKEMCAERGMLLVLDEAQTGLGRTGHMYAFERDGVVPDILTLSKTLGAGLPVAAVVTSDEIEQICRERGFLFFTTHVSDPLAATVALTVLEVIERDNLVERAAKLGEQLKERLLRLRADHEVVGDVRGRGLLQGIELVTDKESKAPADALGHAVTAACLDRGLHLNIVQLPGMGGIFRIAPPLTTTDDELHAGIDILEAAIEAVRIAR; translated from the coding sequence GTGGACGCCTTCTGGGACGACGTCGAACGCCACCTCGTCCGGTACGGCCCGACCTTCACCCCGCGCATCATCGAGCGCGCTGCCGGCTCGTACGTCTACGACAGCGACGGGGCGGCCATCCTCGACTTCACCTCCGGCCAGATGAGCGCTGTGCTGGGGCACTCGCACCCGGACGTCGTCCGCGCGGTCTCCCGCTCGGTCGCCTCGCTGGACCACCTGTTCAGCGGGATGCTGAGCCGGCCGGTCGTCGACCTGGCCAGAAGGCTAGCCGCGACGTTGCCCGACCCACTGACGAAGACGTTGCTGCTGACGACCGGAGCGGAGTCCAACGAAGCCGCCATCAAGATGGCGAAGCTGTATACCGGCAAGTACGAGATCGTCTCGTTCGACCGGTCGTGGCACGGCATGACGTCCGGGGCAGCGGCGGCGACCTTCTCGGCCGGGCGCCGCGGATACGGCCCGACCCTGCCCGGGAACCTCACGCTGCCGACCCCCAACGCCTACCGGTCGCCGTTCCGCAGGCCGGACGGTTCGTACGACTGGGAGGCCGAACTCGAGTACGGGTTCGCCCTGGTCGACCAGCAGTCGACGGGGGCTATGGCCGCGTGTCTCGTCGAGCCGATCCTTTCGTCGGGCGGGGTCATCGACCTGCCGCCCGGCTACCTCGCCCGTCTCAAGGAGATGTGCGCCGAGCGCGGCATGCTGCTCGTCCTCGACGAGGCGCAGACCGGTCTCGGGCGCACCGGTCACATGTACGCCTTCGAGCGTGACGGGGTCGTCCCGGACATCCTCACCCTGTCCAAGACGCTCGGCGCCGGTCTGCCGGTGGCGGCCGTGGTGACCAGCGACGAGATCGAGCAGATCTGCCGGGAGCGCGGGTTCCTCTTCTTCACCACCCACGTCTCCGATCCGCTCGCGGCCACGGTCGCGCTGACCGTCCTCGAGGTGATCGAGCGGGACAACCTCGTCGAACGTGCCGCCAAGCTGGGCGAGCAGCTCAAGGAGCGGCTGCTGAGGCTGCGCGCCGACCACGAGGTCGTCGGCGACGTCCGGGGCCGTGGACTCCTGCAGGGCATCGAGCTCGTGACCGACAAGGAGAGCAAGGCCCCCGCCGACGCGCTCGGCCATGCCGTCACCGCGGCATGCCTCGACCGCGGGCTGCATCTCAACATCGTCCAGCTGCCGGGCATGGGCGGAATCTTCCGGATCGCCCCACCGCTCACGACGACCGACGACGAGCTCCACGCCGGCATCGACATCCTCGAGGCCGCGATCGAGGCGGTCCGAATTGCGCGATGA